Sequence from the Ailuropoda melanoleuca isolate Jingjing chromosome 10, ASM200744v2, whole genome shotgun sequence genome:
GTCCTGCCCTGCCAAGGATGGGAGAGAGGTCTCTAGTGAGCAGGGAATGATGGCTTCCCCTTACACTGAATGTACTGTACTCTTCCTTCTAACAACAGTCACGGTTAGTGCCTCCctacttccctctctctccacggAAAGGTGTGTGCTTGGCATCCAACGGGTTTCCAGCTCTCGAGACTGGTCTGGAGGCCTCTAATGAGCGTCCAAAGAGCGTTGAATCTCCAGTCCATGTTTggccatccctcccaccccccagctcccccagggcAAGGATCGCCTGCTCATTTATCCATTCCACAACTACTTACCGAGCACCAGCCCCACGCACCCTGTGGAGCTCGCCTTCCCCCGAGTCTCTAGTCCCAGCCTGAGCCTCTGTTCATGGACAGCAGGCCCTCTAGTGCTGGATCCGAGAGGTAaatggggaagggctgggggtcCCCTCCAGGCCCTAGAAAATAGATCATGCTTATGGTTTATTACGGGGGAAatgccctcctctgccctggcTCCAGGCTGCTGGCCACACTGCGGCCAGACCGAGGAAAGTTCCAGGGAGCACAGGGACTTGGAAGCGTCAGAGCAGCAATTGTTGCAGGGGCCCGAGCCAGGGGCTGCTGCCCGCTGTTCCGCCAGACCCGGCCTGCCTCCCTGGGGCCGCACAAGcaaaagcaggggtgggggagatggtTGCACTGAATGACCTCTCAGGCCCCTCCCAGTGGTGTGACTCGGGGACAAGTGATGGGGCTCTCCAGCCCGACCATGCCCATGGCCCACGGCCTCCGTAGCGCCAGCCAACCAGCCAGTCCCCACAGGAAGGCCAGGCGCAAGGGAAGTGACCCTGTCACGCTGGGCCTCTCACCTGCTTCTGGATACAGGCCTGGGAAGGAGTGGGTCTGGATACAGGCCTGGGACTGGGAAAACGTTGAGTGACACTGTGGGACCGGTGCCCGGTGTGCTTGAAGAACAGAggccccaggctgggccctgCCAGACTGGCTCTGGGACTCAGACAACTCTCAGTTGCATTCAGGGCACCCAATTCTTCAGCAGGGGGAACCCTACCTGACaatctgtcccccaccccctcacccaggGCAGGCCACCCAGGTACGTGCCTGTCACCGCCCAGTCCTCACTGGGCTGGGGCACTGGTGGGTGATCTTATCCACCTCTGATACCCAGGACCTATTTCTGGCTGATCAGAAACCATGGTTCTCAGGCTGGGCAGGTGCCTGTGGGCGCAGGCACATTCCTGTCGTCATCCTGCCCTGCATCAGAGGGGCTGACCCTGCCAACTCCATTTCCTGGGCTCGCCTGCCAGTGGCCTCTGGCCGATCTGGCCCACGGGAAGCCCTGATGATGGGCAGAGGGGCCGGCCTCTTCTCAGCACCTCTGGCTTCAGAGGCCAGTGCCAGCATGAGGTCGTACCAGGAAGCCCTCCTCGCGTGCTCCCAGCCTGGAAGTGCCCCCTAGGGGAAGCAGCGGCTTCCCATTGTCACCAATCCCAGGGTTGTCCAAGCTTCCTGTTTCCCCCTTCAGCTATCCCAGCACCTTTGCCACTCACCGCGNCACCTCTGGCTTCAGAGGCCAGTGCCAGCATGAGGTCGTACCAGGAAGCCCTCCTCGCGTGCTCCCAGCCTGAAGTGCCCCCTAGGGGAAGCAGCGGCTTCCCATTGTCACCAACCCCAGGGTTGTCCAAGCTTCCTGTTTCCCCCTTCAGCTATCCCAGCACCTTTGCCACTCACCGCTCTCTCCCATCAGATCTCCACTGGGTGGAGGTGTCTTCTGCCTGGTTCGGCCTGATCCACTTGTCTTCGCCACCACACCCCACATGGCTGCCGCCCCAACTCTGCTCTCTCTAGCCCCAGCCAGACCACAGAGACACCACGCACCAAGAGCAGGTTGGACGCAGTTTCTTTATACAAAGGTAATCAACACTACGGACCCACCAGCATGCTGCTGCAGTTCACAATGGCCCGCCTCACCACTCCAGGGCAGAAGGCTAGGTGGGGGGGTCACCGTAGGGGAGCAACACTACATGGGCCCCAGGACTGCCGAGCACACAGGCTGGGCTCCCGAAGGGCAGACACAGACGCACGGACACTAGAAACCAAGAGCACCACACACGAAGACAGGAAGGAAACGCAGAGCTAGAACgggcccccagcagcccccgACCACCCCGTGCGCTCTTCTCCAGGGTGTTctctgggaggcaggaaggcaggtgggaggagcCTGGGCCCGGAGCCAAGCAGCACAGCTGTGCCGCTACAGAACGAAGTGACTTCATCACAGCGCATCCGGCCCTCTGCGTCTGTAAACTGGGGACAGTAAACTGCACTTCACAAAGCTGTCATGAGGATCAATGGGACTGAAGTAGGGATATATATCAAAATACTcgacacagagcctggcacatagaggTGTTCgataaataattttttgtcaAGAAGATCTTAGCTCTGCTCAGAGAGGACCTTCTTCAGAAAGCCAAGATGTGAGAGGACTTCCCTAGAAATTCTCTGTCAGGGTATCAGGACCCTTGAGCACTCCTTGGAGCCTGCAGCCATTGGGGTGGCCAGGGCCCCAGAATACACCGTGCCAGGGCAGttgaggggggcagggggctggacCCCCAAGGAGGCACCCGCGGAAGCTGGGTAGATGCCGGAGGGGTTGGGAGTTGTACCAAAATGGTTCTGTACGTAACACAGGCCAGAAGCAGGCTGGTACGGAGGCAGGCTGGGCATGTGGCCAGGAGCACAAGCCGGCCAGGCGGCTAGTTTCTGGCCACTGGCATGCTGCATCTGGGCGACAGGGTGGTTCGGAGACAGGTGAGGGTGGCCACTCTGCGTGGGGTAGGAGCCGGGCACGGGGTTTAGCCtggaatggaaaaagagagaagatggtCATCAGCTCATAATGCCCAGTCCCCCAGCAGTCATTGGACATGAGAAAGGCTCGGGGTCACTGGACTGCTTTGTGGGACAACTGGCTTTGCACGTTTTCTGTAACCAGCTGCAAGCACAAAGTGAGGAGACGGGTTAAGCTCAACTGGTCAGAAAACATGTCCCGAGAAAGAAGGGCCCGCTCACAGTCCCGCAGCAAGCCTGTAGGATGAAGGGACACGGGGCTTGTGACTAAGGCTACTTGAAGTGTAACTGCTCACTGCAGTTTGCCCCCCAGGTGGAGATGGGACTGGACTGCAGCCGTCACCCCGTCTCTGGCCGGTTCAGCGATGCTACCCAAAGAGAATGGACCAACTtctgtgggagggagggcaggagggctcGAATGGGGTAACACAGGGCTTGGGCTCAGGCTTTGTCTGCTGTGAGGTTTTCTACCTGTGGCTTTGGGAGTGAAGCCTCAAAGTCCTGACCTGCGGGCACCGACGAGCCAGATGTGCGGAGCTGCGTGTCTGGCAATGAAAGACCGTCCCCCCTGCCCACCAGACACGTGTGGCTGGGACCACAAATGGAGACACAAGCCAAGGGTTTTAATCTCTGAACTTCTGCGCAGAGTTTCAAATGTGGAGAAAGATTGCCAATACCACTGATGTTTGTGTCGGGGAACTGGACCAAAGCCATACACCTTTCAGTTCAAACCTGACCTGACAAATCAGCTGCttaagagggcgcctgggtggctcagtcaggtgagcgtctgactcttggtttcaactcaggtcatgatctcagggtcatgagatcaagccctgtgtcaggcttcacactcagcggggagtgtgcatgggattctctctccctctgcctctctccccacccctctctaaaatacatcatcttaaaaaaacacaacaacatcAAATCAGCTGCTTAAGTACAGGAACAAAGCACTTCACATTAACATCTCACTTCTTCTGGGATTCTTGAAAATGCAGAGAATCTGGACTACCAAAAGCTGGCCAAGAGTCTCCGGGAGGCAAGAGTGTCCAGACAGCTTGCAGTGTAACTGCCAAAACAAACATGCGTGTTGTAACGCCTGTGTCCCCGTATTGCGCCAGCTGAGACATCATGTTCTGTTCTGGGGCCAGGATAATGAGGGATCGTATACCATGCCATGTGAGGGACACGGAAGGACCTGAAGGGTGAGATGGAATCAGACCTGCCACCAAAGCGTCCCAGGTACAGCGAGGCAGCTGCCATTCTGAGGGGAAGAACTTTCTCAGCATGGGCTGCCTTGGAGATGAGCCCCCAGCCAGGAGGGGGTGGAAGCTGAGGTCAGGTGACCACCCTGAGCTGTTTGAGAGGGGGCTCCTTCACAGGGTGTGAGTCTGTACCTCAGGACCCCTGAAATCCCCTCTTGAGTCTATGAGAATAACAATTAAAAGTCTAAAAGCCTCAATACACCTAACTAAATTTCAATAGTCTCCCACATATTTAGACCCCAGGGATCACTTGCCTGAAATTGGGTGAGCACATTTCTGGTTTTCCCAGTACCCTCCAACACCCCTGCCTCCGATGACCCCCCACCTTTAAAGACAGCTTCCAGTTCACCGAAACCCTCATCCAGGCAGCATGGAGCACAGACTCTACTCCACAGCTGGCTGAAGGTAGAAAAGGGCCGCCCGCAAAGCACCTGAACTTCACACGAGTCCTTTCTTTTGGGGGGACTACTGAAAATCTCCTACGTGGCGAAGTCTCAGAATGGATGCACCCAGGGAAGGACACAAGAGGCCGGCAGTGGGCAACAGCGGAAAGGGGGTGAATAGGACCTGGAAGAAGAGACCCTAGTTCTAGACGGGGCTCTCCTGCCTCTATGGTACCCAGAGACTCCTGTCCTTAGGACAGAATGAGGCTACATGAGCTTGGGTGGCTGGCCTAGCACCTCCCATGGAGTTAGCGAGTCCAGTACCTTCTCTCGCTGGGCAGACGAGAAAACACTACCCCTCAGGTCCTGCGCTGTCTCATGTCCAAGCCACCTAGTCAGCCATGCGGACTGTCTGCTTCTCACCAGGGCTCCACGCCAGAGCCCAGGGGGACCTGCACAGGATGCCTGGCAGCACCGAGGGCTGGTAACAACACTGGATGGGGCCACTCCCTCCCACAGTCCGTCCCAAGTCACTCAAGGGGTATATGCGAGCACTTCAAataccttcccttccccctttcgGCTCAGTCCCTACTTCAGCCGCAGCTGGGCAGGATCTAGGGCACTCAGAAGCCGTCTGTGCGGAGACATTCTGGGCCTGGGGCCATCCACACTCTATTCCTTTTTCCCACGATACTGAACCAGGTGACTGGTTCTCTCTCTACAGGCCCTGGAACTGCTTCAAGAACAAgtgttggggggtgcctgggtggcgcagtcgttaagcgtctgccttcggctcagggcgtgatcccagtgttctgggatcgagccccacgtcagactattccacctgggagcctgcttcttcctctcccactccccctgcttgtgttccctctctcgctggctgtctctctttgtcaaataaataaataaaatcttaaaaaaaaaaaaaaaagaacaagtgttgggaGTTCTGTAACTTACTTCCGGCTGTGGGCTGCCCTTCTTTCGGCTGAAGAGCCTGAGATGTACTTGAACACCGAGATCCTCCTCATCAGGCTGAAGGGGAACTTCTGGTCGAGCTTCAGTGCCACTCGCTCCGACAGGTCGATGGAATAGCAGTAGGTGAGGCCATCTGAAGTTGGCATATTAAGTAAAACTGGAGGCAGCTCAAGGGAGGAGGGCCGCACACTTCCCCACAGAACACACGTTCCCATGTTTATTCCACAGGGAGATTGGCACGTGCTCGGCCGTAAGCTGAAGCTCAGGGGAAACCAAGGGCTGAGTTTCTATCCCCTGCACCTCAGAGGAAACACGGCCCAGCAGTCGAGGAGGGCAGACGACANCGGCCTCGCCTGCCCCGTGCCAACCCGTCCCATGCCAACTGCTGCAATCAGTCACACCAGCACACGCTTGTGTCTCTGCAGCAGGACAAGGCAGGAGGTTGTCTCGATACCCTCTGCGGGGACTGACACCTACTTGTCCGTTTGTCCCCAAATAGAAGGCACACTGCCTCCATGTGACCAAGTGAGCCTCACTCCTGTGGGCCTCTTCGGCAGCACTTGCCCACATGATCACCACCCCAAGTGATCTGAGGGGACTCTGGTCAACTGAGCTCTGTCAACCCACCACTGCCTACGCAGCCATAAAGATTCACCTATTGGTCGttcgtccgtccatccatccgtccatccattcCTTTGACAAATGCTTACTGAACACCTGTGATACACCAGGAACCAAGGAACGAGTGCCAGACAAGGAGTAAGTAACTGGGGTAAAGGAAGTGGTGATAAGCAAAAGCTTATCTCTGGAAGACCAGGCTAAAGACCCTCACCTCGTGTAGGGAGACCGAGAAGGCTCTCCCTAGGAAGTGAGGTACATGCTGAACCCTAAACTgtgagcagcagcagctggaagagggTGGTGGTGGAGAGAAGATTGTAAGGAAGCCCCAGGAGCTGTTCCTTGAGGCAGTGTTCACGGGAATGCTACTGGCAATCAGAGCAAGACAAGACTTTGCTGGGCTGGACTGTTCCACTCATTACTGGACATTTGGCATCCCCAGGACCGGCCACCAAGTGCAGTAGCGCCTGGTCACTGTGATAACCAAAAATGCCCCTGCGTGCTCCTGTGTTCTTTCAGGGAAGGCAGTATTATTCACAAAGACTGATGTCCGATGACAACCAGTGCTGTGAGGAAGTCAAAAGTTGTCCCGGCTGATGACTTCAGAATGCTCTTAACAATCCGTTCTGCTTCTGACTCTGATGAAGTCATGGTACCAGACTAGCCCTCCCACCACAGATAACTGTAAGCTGGGATACAATATTTTACACCACTGTCTTCAGACTTTGGACAGCAGGCTATGATActgaagacaagggaaacaaatgaagtgaGCCTCAAGACTGAGCTGGCTTTCGGCCTGGAGGCACTTTCCAAACTACAGCATCGAAAGGGGAATCCAAGCAGAGTACAGTGTGTTTTGCTGAgctggaggagacagagaaagagttcagagaagaaaaagtgcCTGGGATTTCCAGGTCAGAGTAACGGAGAGGAGGGAGCTGCTCAGGGAAGGAGCTCCAGAAACATACTTGAGTCTTTAGCTGAATACCAATGTGCATACACATGGGGAGAGACTCCTCGTGCCAGGCAAAGAGCAGCTGCTGAGCTCTTGAGGGAACAACTATCCTGGCGCTCACACAGGGCAGGGACATGCTCGAGTTCTAATTAGACAGGGTGAAGAGACCTCACTGAACACCCAAGATATTCAGAGGAGACCTCCCAAAAGGTAATGCCTTGACAAGTAAATTAACCGCCTATCACCCACACAAAATCGATacttgttaaaaaacaaatgaacaaacaaacaaaaaacagcccaaCTCAGCCCCAGATAACACAGCATTTGCAGTGTCTAATGTAAactaaaaaattatgagacatgtgaagaagaaaacaggtCCATATTCAGCAGGAAAATCAGTCAAAAACAGATCCAGAAACGACAGAGAAGATGGTATTAACAGGTAAGTATCTTAAAACAGCTACTACAGATATGTAAGTATATGAAAGGTTTagaggaaaacacaaacacaatgaAGGAACAGATAAAGAATCCcaatatagaaatgaaaactataagaaaaaatagaacctCTTGAGCTGAAATATAcaacatgagaaataaaaaacGAAGTGGATGGGTTTAATAGCCAAGTATGTACTGAAGAAAAAGAGATCACTGAACTTGAAGGGAATGCAACAGAAACTATCCAAACTGAAATGGAGAGTGGAAAAAGctaaagaattacaaaataaacCAAGCCTCAGGGACCCAATGAACAATACTAAGTAGTCTAACATATGTGTAATTGGTACcctagaaggagaggagaaaataggATAGAAAAAAACCTTGGGAGACATAGTGACGTTAATTTTCTTTAGACTTCATAAAAACTCTAAACTCACAGATCCAAGATCCAATGATCAACTCCAAGCAAGATCAACTCAAAGAAAATCACCACAAAGGCACATGATAATTAAATAGCTGAAAACCAACTATAAAAAATTGTGAAAGGAGCCAGAGGAAAACAATGAATTATATAAGGAAAACAGTAAGAATGATTACTGATGTCTCATGAGAAAACAATACAAACCAGAAGCAATGCAATGACATCTTTAAATGTGAAAGAAGATCAGAGAAGGCCAGAATTCTGTAGTTAGtgaaataaaggcattttcaagAACCAAAGCCGAGAAAATTTGTCACCAGAGTACTCACtgtacaagaaatgttaagggagGTTCTTCAGACAAGAGGAAAATGATACCCGATGGAAACTTGGATCCACACAAAAGAATGATGAGaatcagaggggtgcctgggtggctcagtcagttaagcgcctacctttggctcaggtcatgatcccaaggtcctgggatagagctgtgcatcaggctccctgctcaaaaggGACtgtgcttctgcctctgcccctcccccaacttgtcctctctctcactttcttgctctgtctcaaataaataaaatcttgaaaaacaaaaaaaaagaatgaagagggttagaaatagtaaatatgtgggtaaatgttgcttttttaaaattaagaaatatataattgaCTGTTTAAACAAAATAGTAATGAACTGTGCAGTTTATAACTCCTATGACAgcagtagaaataaaatgtaggaCAACAATAACAcaaaggatggaaagaagaaaaacagaaatacaattcTGTAAGATTCTTAAATTATATACTAAGTGGTATATTATTCTATTATCCGAAAGTAGTCTGTGATAAACtaaaaatgtatattgtaaacTCTAGAGCAACCACTACAAAGTAAGACAAAGAGGTATAGTTAATAGCAAATAGAGCAAACCCAAAAGaacctatctttaaaaaatgaaatactgaaggggcacctgggtggctcagtccattcagtgtccgactcttggttttggctcaggtctgatctcagggtggtgagattgggccccgtgttggactccatgctcagtgcagtctgcttgagtttctctctccctctccctctgtgccccggccacctcaaataaacaaacaaatcttaaaaaaatactaaaaatatactCAACTAAAGTCaggaatagaggaaaaaaaggaacaaagagcatttgggacaaagagaaaacaaagagcaagCAGACAGACTTAACCTcaatcatatcaataattatattaaatatacatgaGCTAAACATGTCatttaaaaggcagagatggtCAGACTGGAGAACCAAATATATGCTCTCTAtaagaaacatgttttatttccctctctcttttttaagattttatttatttgtcagagacagagagagagagagagagacagcgagcacaagcagggggagcagcaggcagaaggagaagcaggctccccgccgagccaggagcccgatgtgggactcaatcccaggaccctaggatcacgacctgagccaaaggcagacacttaagcaactgagccacccaagtgtcccaagaaacatgttttaaatataaggacACAAACATGTTAAAgatataaagatggaaaaatagatACCATGTAAATCCTAATTTTAAGAAAGTTGAAATAACTACATAGTAATATCAGACAACAAAGACTTTAGAGCAAGGAATATTACCAGGGattaaaatggttcattttacAATGATAAAAGGTGAATTCATTAAGAtgacataacaatcctaaatctGTATGAATCCAATAATAGAGCttcaaaaggggcgcctgggtggctcagtcattaagcgtctgccttcggctcagggcgtgatcccagcattctgggatcaagccccacatcaggctccatgctctgctgggagcctgcttcttcctctcccactccccctgcttgtgttccctctctcactggctgtctctctgtcaagtaaataaataaaatcttaaaaaaaaaaaaaaaagaaaaagaattgaaaggaaaaaatagacaaatccacaattttaGTTGGAGATTCAAATGTTCCCTTTCAGTAACTGACAGAACAATTTTAACTGTATAGAAGGCTAGAACAACATCAACACCTTGAACACTATACTCACTAACTGCAGAATGCCCATTCTTTTTAAGTACACacagaacattcaccaagatCTATCAAATGCTGGgccagaaaacaaattaaaagaactacaatcttaaaaagaaagttctctgACCACAtgaaaggaaattagaaatcatcaagagagggaaaactgaaaaatcaccaaaaatttagaaattaagaaactcattttaaataacccttggatcaaagaagaaatcccaagaaaaattagaaaatacttttgactaaagtaaaaatgaaaatataagatcAAAATGTGTGGGATGCAGCCAAAGTGT
This genomic interval carries:
- the RHBDD2 gene encoding rhomboid domain-containing protein 2 isoform X2 encodes the protein MAAMAASGTGCRSWSLCPEVPSATFFTALLSLLVSGPRLFLLQPPLAPSGLSLRSEALRNWQDGLTYCYSIDLSERVALKLDQKFPFSLMRRISVFKYISGSSAERRAAHSRKLNPVPGSYPTQSGHPHLSPNHPVAQMQHASGQKLAAWPACAPGHMPSLPPYQPASGLCYVQNHFGTTPNPSGIYPASAGASLGVQPPAPLNCPGTVYSGALATPMAAGSKECSRVLIP
- the RHBDD2 gene encoding rhomboid domain-containing protein 2 isoform X3, which encodes MLGVNSVRSRMRRALVFGMVVPSMLVPWLLLCASWLIPQTSFLSNVCGLGIGLTYGLTYCYSIDLSERVALKLDQKFPFSLMRRISVFKYISGSSAERRAAHSRKLNPVPGSYPTQSGHPHLSPNHPVAQMQHASGQKLAAWPACAPGHMPSLPPYQPASGLCYVQNHFGTTPNPSGIYPASAGASLGVQPPAPLNCPGTVYSGALATPMAAGSKECSRVLIP